GTACGGTGAAGGTAAAAACGTCCGTGACTGGATTCATACCAACGACCACTCGACTGGTGTTTGGGCAATCTTGACAAAAGGCCGTATGGGTGAAACTTACCTGATTGGTGCTGACGGTGAGAAGAACAACAAAGAAGTGCTTGAATTGATTCTTGAAAAAATGGGTCAACCAAAAGATGCTTACGATCACGTGACTGACCGTGCAGGACACGATTTACGCTATGCTATTGACGCAAGCAAACTTCGTGATGAGCTTGGCTGGACACCGCAGTTTACCAACTTCTCTGAAGGTTTGGAAGAAACAATCCAGTGGTACACAGATAACCAAGACTGGTGGAAGGCTGAAAAAGAAGCTGTTGAAGCCAACTATGCTAAGACACAGGAAGTTATTAAATAAAAAACAGAAGGCTAGGGCTTTTGCCCAAGCCTTTCTTGAAACGAGGAGCAAACATGATTTTAATTACAGGTGCAAATGGTCAGTTGGGTACAGAATTGCGTTATCTCTTGGATGAACGTGGTGTCGAGTACGTTGCCGCTGATGTAGCAGAAATGGACATCACAGATGCAGAGAAAGTAGATGCCTTCTTTGCAGAGGTCAAGCCAAGCGTTGTTTACCACTGTGCAGCCTACACAGCTGTTGATTTGGCAGAAGATGAGGGCAAGGAGCTCAACTACAAGATTAACGTAACGGGCTCTGAAAATATTGCCAAGGCTGCAGCCAAATACGGTGCAACCCTTGTCTATATCTCAACAGACTATGTCTTCAACGGTGAGTTGCCAGTCGGTCAAGAATGGCAAGTAGATGATCAACCAGATCCTCAATCTGAATACGGTCGTACCAAGCGTTTGGGTGAAGAAGCAGTTGAGAAATTTGCAGACAAGTTCTACACAGTGCGTACGGCTTGGGTCTTTGGTAACTATGGCAAAAACTTTGTTTTCACTATGCAAAATCTTGCTCAAACTCGAGACACATTAACAGTAGTCAATGACCAGCATGGGCGTCCAACCTGGACACGGACCTTGGCAGAATTTATGGTACATTTGGTGGAAACCAAGCAAGCATTTGGCTACTATCATTTGTCAAACGATGCGGTAGAAGATACGACTTGGTTTGACTTTGCGACAGAGATCCTCAAGAATACCAACACTAAGGTATTACCAGTGGACTCTAGCCAGTTCCCAGCCAAGGCTAAGCGTCCTTTCAACTCAACCATGAGCTTGGATAAGGCAAAGGCAACAGGATTTGTCATCCCGACATGGCAAGAGGCCTTGCAGGCGTTTTATGAGCAGGAAAAAATGGGTGATAAGTAGCTAGGATAATATAATATTGGTCACGAAACCTCTACATATCCCAGGAAATATTTCTTAGCATTCATATAATTTCCCAGGTATTTTACTTGAAAAATCAAGTTCAATGGTTTATAATAAAAATATAAAAGGAGTTAGCGCTAACTAACTCCTGCGTAAATCCGTTTAAGACTGTAGCAAAGTTATTTGGTTAAAGAAATAACCGTTAAACTCGCTAAAGTATTTGAACAGCTCCCTGTCAAGTGGACAATGTAATAATAAAAGATTAGGCGACGGCCTTGTTCCTCATTTCAAGAGGGACAAGGCCGTCGTTGTGCTCTTGAAAACGTTGATGATTGTAAAAATAGCTGAATAATCCAGTTTGGCAAGAATTTCTTTGTGAGAAGTGCAGTCCACATGATCCAAAATAGTGATGTTGGGGTCTTTCGTTCCAAGTAAGTTTGTGATACTATCCTCGCTTTATTATTTCTTGGCTCGGGGATAAACAATCACTTCCCTGACTGTTTATCTATTCCATATGATTCCTTTCTAATGATGGTTTAGTCTTTTTTCATTATAGGTCATATGGGACTTTTTGATACTCAAAAAGGCTCCATAATCTCTATAGGGGATTTACCCACTACAGTCTTATAGAGCCGTTTTTTGAGTTTTTCGGTGCTTCCAACCACAAGTTATTGATCCGGTCAATCATCGAGCGGATGAAGTGGCGTAACTGATTTTATTAGTTGCTAAAATATAACCATAGAAAAAGCCACAGCTCAGCTGTGACCTTATTTCTATCCTACAAATTCTGTAATTTCTTTTTCGATATTGGCGATTTTTTCTTCAGCTTCACCTAAGGTTGCGCCAACTGTTGCGATGTAGAATTTGATTTTTGGTTCGGTACCTGATGGGCGAACGGCAAACCAGCTATCGTCTGTCAAGGTGTACTTGAGCACATCTGACGGAGGTGTTGTCAGTTCAGTTGTCGTTCCGTCAAGAGCGACAG
The sequence above is a segment of the Streptococcus suis genome. Coding sequences within it:
- the rfbD gene encoding dTDP-4-dehydrorhamnose reductase — encoded protein: MILITGANGQLGTELRYLLDERGVEYVAADVAEMDITDAEKVDAFFAEVKPSVVYHCAAYTAVDLAEDEGKELNYKINVTGSENIAKAAAKYGATLVYISTDYVFNGELPVGQEWQVDDQPDPQSEYGRTKRLGEEAVEKFADKFYTVRTAWVFGNYGKNFVFTMQNLAQTRDTLTVVNDQHGRPTWTRTLAEFMVHLVETKQAFGYYHLSNDAVEDTTWFDFATEILKNTNTKVLPVDSSQFPAKAKRPFNSTMSLDKAKATGFVIPTWQEALQAFYEQEKMGDK